TTAAAAACAGATGATTTGAAAAGAAGTGAGTATATTCTTGAATATATGTTTACGCTTTGTTTTTCTTTTTATCTTTATTATACAATTTTTATTTATTTCCCTGCTATAGGTGGTAGGACTTATGTGGATATATATGCAAGAGGAGGGTATATTTTTAAGAAAATTGTTGATTATATATATCTAACTCAGGAGATTGACGGCGGAGCATTCCCCTCATCACATGTTGGTATAGCCATATTATGTCTAATGAATTTAAAGAAGGTGAAAGGGGCTTTTTATAAAGTGATGTTAATTCTTGTGCCATCCCTTTCTGTGGCTACGGTGTATTGCGGATACCATTATGGGATGGATTTAATTGGAGGGGTAGTGAGTGGTTTTCTATTTTACTACATTGGTAGAACAGTTTATAAAAAAATATGGTAGCAAGTTGTTAATATTTAAATTTCTTCTAAGCCGATTAATGTTTCAGCTTTAATAAATTCTAAAATCTTTCTTACTGCATTAAAAGCACTATCTCTGTCTTTTGCTTCAACTGCTAAAAAAAGGATAGTATCATTTTTATCAATCGTACCTATTTGATGATATACAAATATTTTGTTTAAATTGTATTCTTGAAATGTGTGTTCAGTAAATTCATAAATTTTTTCATAGGCTTGTTCATCTTTAATAAAAAGTCTTATTTTGCTATAATCTTTTTTATGTTTTCCTGGATATTTTGCTTTTCCATGATGAATGAGTATTGTACCTGTAGAATCATTAAGTTCGTTGTAGAACTCATCATATAAGCTTTGGATATTAATTTTTTCTTCAACAAGCTTTACTGTTATTTTATTCATAATGATTCCTCCTCTGGTAGTGTTAACTGTCCTTTTTCTACTTTTATAATATGTAGACCAGTGTGGTCTTTTGTTGTTTTTATAGAATAATTACCAATTCTCAATGTGACATCAGTGTATAATGATTTGTTAATTTTAATGAAAGATGTGTGTTTAATTGATCGTTCAAATAAGTCTTCTAATAAAAGTAAATGTTCATTTATATAGTGAAGTTTATCTTCAACAGTTTTCATTCTTTCTACATATAATTTATATTCTTTATCCAAAAG
The Deferribacter autotrophicus genome window above contains:
- a CDS encoding molybdenum cofactor biosynthesis protein MoaE; this encodes MNKITVKLVEEKINIQSLYDEFYNELNDSTGTILIHHGKAKYPGKHKKDYSKIRLFIKDEQAYEKIYEFTEHTFQEYNLNKIFVYHQIGTIDKNDTILFLAVEAKDRDSAFNAVRKILEFIKAETLIGLEEI